GGGCAACCAGTGGTTCGAGATGGACCGTGCCCTCGCCCTCGAGGTGGTCACGGACGAGACCATACTCCCCGTGTTACGTGACCACTTCGACCCTAGCTATGGCGCCGTCATTGATGAGCACTACTTGCCGACGTTGGTGAGCAAGCTGGAGTTGAGTGCACACATCGCCAACCGCTCGCTGACGTACCATGACTGGTGCCCCGGGACATCGCACCCATGGACTTTCGGTGCTGATAACGTGACAGAGGAGCTGTTCGGGAAGATGAAGGGAGGCGCTATAAACTGCAGTTACAATGGCAGGGTCAGCGACATTTGCTTCCTTTTTGCGCGCAAGTTCTCTGCAGGCGCGTTGGGCAAGCTGCTCGAGCTGGCTCCCAAGATTATGGGTTTTGGGTGAGCAATCGAGAATGACCATTTGTACTCGGGAGCAATATTTAAGTGATGTGCCTAGTAGAACTATTCATGAGCTCCTCGTTGAGAattgtaaaaataaaaaccttATTCCCTAACTAATAAATCATTCATGtacccacaaaaaaaatcatttttgcTGGCCAggggaagaaagagaaaggaggaggaaaaaaaacaacttGGCTCGTGTATGAAGTCCCGGCTAACAATCATTTCTGTCAtgagagaattccatatttgcacTAAGAATTTGGCCGTATGGCCATGAGAATTTGACTGTTCCAAATATACCACTCAAATTTTACATGAGGTACAAATATGGCACCGccgttagttgaccgttaTTGAAGATACTTCTGTCACCAAGGATCTCATCTTGTGGGCTCATTTTTGCCATTGTACCCTTTATACCTGAGTAATGACTTCCTTTTCCTTGTAAAAACCCAACTCTTGGTAGCAAGGGGTTGAGGTAGACCCTTGCCAGCGAGTCACTGGTGATTCACAATGGTTTGAGCCTTTCTGTCAGCTAGTACGAGCGTGTTGGCCAATCATAGAGTCAGTCGCAGGTCTGGCTGAACGTTCTAGAGAGTTTAGGGGTAAACAATCCCTGAAATTCGGAGataatattttgtttcttatcTTAACAAGTTATACGAACTTTATCCTTATCCAGCCCCACTCAAAACGACCGTTTTCTCAGATCACTGACCCAAAGCCCATAGCCTTGGGAGCCAGCTCGAGCAGCTTCCCCAACGCACTCCCCTCAAACTTGCGCGCAAACAGGAAGCAGATGCCGCTCAACCCGCCATGATCACCACCACTAAAGCTGCAATTCCCCCCTTCGCCGCCAGCCCTCATCTTCCGGAAAATCTCCTCCGTGACCTTCTCCGGGCCATGCGTCCACGGGTGCGCCGTCCCGGCATGCCACTCGAGGTACGTCAGCGAGCGGTTCGCGATGCGCGCGCTCAGCTCCAGCAAGCTCACCAGCGACGGCACGTAGTGCTCGTCCGGGACGCCGCCGTACTTGGGGTCGTAGCACTGTTCCCGGACGACGGGGTACAGGAACTCGTCAGAGACCACCTCCAGCGCCATGGATCGCTCCATCTCGAACCACTGGCTGCCCCTGCGCCAGACCGTGATCGGCACGCCGTGGGCGGCGTGCGCTGGGTTGTACCGCGCGCGGCTGATGCCGTCGTCGATGCTGTCCACGAAGCTCATGCCTCCattgccggcgccggagctgggggagaaggagaggaggtggGCGTGGATTCTGGGGAAGTCGAAGATCGGGATGCAGGATTCGGACAGTAGCGCGAACCGCTCGTTGGAGATGTCCAGCAGCGCGTTCGCTAGAAGACGCCGTTCTGCGTCCGCTAGGCTGGGGTGTCCCCAGCTCGTGTTCTTGCTTGGGATCGTGCGGCCGTGGAAGACGGAGTctgccggtggcggcgagatGGCAGTGTGGCCGGGGTTGGCGTGGACGTAGATGGAGTAGAGCCCGTCGTGCCCGGAGAAGAACTTATCCCACAGtggccgcagcggcagctcccCCTTGGCCAGGAACAGGAATGCCACTTTCGGCACCCGGCGCTTCGGCGTGCGCCCGTGGGTGGCCTTgggcggcgccatggacgcCCTCCAGAGCAGCTCTTCGTCGGTCATGTTGTGCATGGcactgcctccgccgccgctgctcggcGAGAGGAATAGATCCGTCGCCGTCGGCAAACCCTTGCACGGCGGTGGTGATTTCTCTGGCGCCGACGACGGCATGGAGGAGGGATGCAGCAATGGCGCCAAGAAGAACGGAGGGATGTACGAGTTCTGGAAGGTGGAGTTGGAGATCAAGCCCAGGGCATATCCTATGGAGAAGACGAGCAGGATTGACAGCACCGCATTGACACGGCTGCGGTGGCTACTGCTGCCTGAACGGGAGACTGGCTGCAGCAGCATGGCCTTGCTCGCGCTGTTCATGGCCGATTGCTCGATGCGGCAAGCTAGCTGTGATTGAGAGGCTCTATGTACTTGGAACAGTATCTTCTTGGGTCAGGCCTAATTGAGCTGGCTTTTGCATGTATTGCCTTTACTGATCGTTGTTTAAGACATGTGGCCAGTGGCATACTTGATTAAGGTCACAAGTTGCAGTCAGAGGTACGTAGACACCGATAGAaccggaagaagaagaagtaaaACGAGTCGATCAGTAGTAAACTGCAAGTGGTTATCAGGTCAGCTAGCAAGCGTGACGCTGTAAGAGTTAGAGTTGATAGAGCCTAAATAAATTACACAAACGTACTTATATACCGATGCGATCCACTCTTTTGTGTGGTAATTCCTCCTTCCAACAAAAGGACATATTAGAGTTTGGTTGACCAAACCTTTGAGccaaattacttcatgaatatgtaaCTAATGCGaacaaaatcataaccataataAAATATCCTTAGTAGAAATATAATAAatatgaatctatgtcatataactatatattaatagtgtaatttatggtcaaatcattggtcaaaaaaaaattaatacatTCCTCGTCGTTGGACGGAGGCAGTGCTTACTATAGAATTTGGACAACTTGTCTTGCCTTGTGTACGGTACAGATGGGGCAAGGCTCAGTACGTAGCTAATGTACGTAGTACACGCTGCCTAGCTAATTAATTAGGACTTTGGACAATTCTTAACTTGTGTGTACGTATATAGAGAGATGGGGTAAAGTTCACTAAAAGCTGAACTGCACGTAAGAGTAGTAAATTGTgaaagaagtttttttttctttttttttgaggggaagtAAATTGTGAAGGTAGTGAGTGAGCAGGCCCagcgccggcccggcccggggaCGCAAGATGGACGGCCGGCCCAAGGGAGGCCCATGGAGTAGAGTTGGCACCTATACTGCGAAGAACGAGTTTCTCCATCCTTCATCCCTTGTGTTTGTTACTGGGCTGGAAGGAGGCCTGGTCGCCCGATcgttgctctaaaaaaaaaaacgttatTTCTGGTTCTCTTGCTCCGAGCTCACATTCACCTCGACTAAAATCTATAGCTAGTGCTCCTACAGTTGGATAGAAAAATGCTCCAAAGCACTCGTCATCCGCCCACGAACGCGCGCGCCTGCCCGCGTCTCTCTGCTTGTTTCTTTGGCGCCATCACGAGCTCCATCGATTGTTTTTAACCTCCCAAAATGCTCGCCCCACACCGCATCCCAATCAAGGCTCTCCAATCCATGCTTCAATAATTACCCCGAGCAAAAAAAGCCCCCACTGTGACATGATGCCCAAACAATTCCCCTCCTGGCTTTCACCCTTTTCACTTTACCTCCCTCTCGTGTTTGTGTCATTGTGTGTGTGCCTCAGCTCCTGACACTCATGTGCCCATCGAAAAGCCTGGACATGTCCTCTGCCCCGTGCGTTCTTCACCGCTCTCCAATTACACGAGATGGGCCTGAGCCCTGAGGTTccaaaaaattataaattCTACACGCACTGGATCGCACTCCAATTACACGAGCCGGTAAAGGAGGTCTCAGGGGAAAAAGTAACCGGCATCGTTGAGCCAAGAAGAACGCCCTCCGTCTCGTCTCCAATTTGCTACTACTTGCAGCGCAGCACAGCTCCCAGTCGCCAGCATCCACACACCACAAGCCAAGCGCAGACAAAACACCATGCTTCCTGCATTCCTCCTGCTTCTCCttctgctcccgccgctgctctccGTCCACCACGCCAATGCCGGTTCGCTGGACACCGATGTGGCCGCGCTCTCCGCcttccgcctcgccgccgacagGTCCAACGCGCTAGCAACCTGGAATAACCTCTCCTCGAACCCATGCGCCGGTACTTCTCCGCAGCCATGGCGCGGGGTCACctgcgcgggcgggcgggtgACGCGGCTGGTCCTCGAAggcctctccctctccggctccggcgcgcTCCCGGCGCTCGCCAACCTCGACGGGCTCCGCGTGCTCAGCCTCAAGGGGAACGCGCTCTCGGGCCCCATCCCGGACCTGTCCCCGCTCGTGGGGCTCAAGCTGCTCTTCCTCTCCCGCAACGCGCTCTCCGGCCCCGTCCCGCCCGAGCTCGGCAAGCTCtaccgcctcctccgcctcgacCTCTCCTCCAACAACCTCTCCGGCGCCGTCCCGCCGGAGATCAACCGCCTCGACCGCCTCCTCACGCTGCGGCTCGACTCCAACCGCCTCTCCGGCCCCGTCGACGCCATCGCGCTCCCGCGGCTGCAGGACTTCAATGTCTCGGGTAATCTGTTTTCTGGGAGAATtccggccgccatggcggGGTTCCCGGCCGAGGTTTTCGCCGGGAATGCCGACCTCTGCGGGGCGCCGCTGGCGCCGtgcaaggaggaggcggcgtcttcctgcccgccgggtgccgcggcagccatggcggcgacgaagCCGGCCGCGGAAGGGGGTGGTGGCAAAGGGAAGATGAGCCGCGCGGCCGTGGTGGCGATCGTGGCGGGGGACTTCGCCGTGGTCGGGCTCGTCGCCGGGCTGCTGTTCTGCTACTTCTGGCCGCGGCTCTCCGGGCGGCGCAGCGACCGGCGGCACCGGGAAGGGGAGAAGATCGTGTACTCGTCCAGCCCGTACGGCGCGGCCGGGGTcgtcgcggccgcggcggcgggggcggcgccggagcgggGGAAGATGGTGTTCCTGGACGACCTGTCCGGCATCGGGCGGCGGTTCGAGCTCGAGGAGCTGCTGCGCGCGTCGGCGGAGATGCTGGGCAAAGGCGGCTCCGGCACCGCGTACAAGGCCGTGCTCGACGACGGCAGCGTCGTGGCCGTGAAGCGCCTCCGCGACAATCCAACGCCGGTGGCTGcttcgtcgtcttcctcgtcctcgaaGAAGGAGTTCGAGCACCACATGACCGTGCTGGGGCGTCTCCGGCACCCGAACGTGGTGCCGCTCAACGCCTACTACTACGCGCGCGACGAGAAGCTGCTGGTGTACGAGTACATGCCCAACGGCAgcctcttctccctcctccacggCAACCGCGGCGGGCCGGGGCGGACGCCGCTGGACTGGGCGGCGCGCCTCCGGATCGCGTCCGGCGCGGCTCGCGGCCTGGCATTCATCCACCACGGAacccgccgcggccgcagcGGCACGGCGGGCAGCAAGCTCGAGGCGCACGGGAACGTCAAGAGCACCAACGTCCTGCTCGACAgggccggcgaggcgcggCTGGCGGACTGCGGGCTGGCGCAGCTGGGCTGCTGCTCGGCCATGTCGGGGTACCGGGCGCccgaggcgccggcgccggcttcggCATCCAGGCCATGGGCGACGCAGAAGGGGGACGTGTACGCGCTGGGGGTGGTGCTGTTAGAGCTCTTGACGGGACGGTGCCCGGCAATGGCCGcgggggaaggggaggaggcgctgcCGCGGTGGGTGCAGTCGGTGGTGAGGGAGGAGTGGACGTCGGAGGTGTTCGATCTCGAGCTGATGAAGGACAAAGGGAtcgaggaggagatggtggcCATGCTGCAGCTTGCGCTGagctgcgccgccaccgcgccggAGCAGCGGCCCAAGGCCGCGTACGTGGTAAAAATGGTGGACGAGATCCGCGCGTGCAGGGAGGAGCCTTCTTCAGGGCGGGGGGAgctctcgtcgtcgtcgtccatggacgaGTCCTCCGCCGTCTCCGACTCGCCCGCCGTCtccgaaggcggcggcggccccgccgtCAGCCAGTGATGACGACGATTAGTgtaaaattgaaaatttgcCTCGTGAGAGTGGAAGGAAGATGCTTTGgggaattttgttttttgtttcttttggacGATTTTTAGATGTGGTCCGTTGGATTGGATCTGactgctctcttttttttttggctgatGATGTGTTTGTGTACGTACATGGATGACGACGGAGATGATGATTAGAATAGCTGCCGGATTGTGTGATGATCATTCGTGGTTTGTCTTTTGAGATCATTAGGAGTACTACATTGTTACTGCATGTTCTACCAAAAATGTAGGTTTCATTGTGTGTTGTGCTCTGTTCTGTTCAGGCGGCCTCAGGGGTCCGCAGAAGGGAAAGAGCCGTTGGGCCGCGCAGGGGCGCcgttcgtcgtcgtcgttgcaGGATCGgccgttttttctttcttcctacTCCGGAGCTTGTCAGCTCGTGTCCAGTAGCTTTCCTTGTCAGCAGCGGCTCGATCGCGACATGCACCACGGCACGCAGCGGTTTTGTTTGTCTCCGCTCGATCGGTGCACCTGTTTTAATATCGTCATGCGTGCTTTGATCCAAGGATCGCCCAAGACCGTTTTCCattttggaaaagaaaagtttCGGCAGAATTTTACGATCCTCAGTAGAATACATCTTCGAGCCTGCAGTTTCCCCAGATTCAGTAGACAGACAGACACGGCTGGCATTGATGAGTTCGCCGTTCGTTAGTACCTGGCAGAGCGAGAACTAGCAATGCCATTCATCATCAACACTCATGAAGATACCCCTGCCCCCCCGAGTCCACCTCCATGGATCGCTCGACCGGCTTAACAAAAAGATCTAGACGCTGGGCACCCAACATCTTATGACAACCAGTCGGTCCAAAACAAAAGCTCACCGTTCGTCCCTTCTGCTTGTTTTTATTCAAGGACCCGGGACCGGACTCAGGTTTCCCAGTCAGTCGCGTCGCAACCTACGGTAACCCCCAGCGGCAGGCAACGCAATGCAACGGTAGATGCGCAGCTCGAAGCAATGTACTGGACAGTGGTCCAAGAGCAAAGGCGTTGTGGCAGCTAGCAGGAACTTGGTGGTGCATTGCAGCTTTGGCACTGCACTGCTAGCTGCGCGTCTTAACTGAAAAGGCGCCGCCCCGCCGGGCCGTGggccatcgatcgatccgtGTGAGCGTGATACCGATAGCAACATAGTACTGCTCCACAGTGAAGTGGTTGGTATTAGCTAGGTAGGTTGGCCTTGGCCGGCCGTTGGCATCTGCCACGGACACAGAGAGATG
The Brachypodium distachyon strain Bd21 chromosome 2, Brachypodium_distachyon_v3.0, whole genome shotgun sequence genome window above contains:
- the LOC100832229 gene encoding uncharacterized protein LOC100832229: MNSASKAMLLQPVSRSGSSSHRSRVNAVLSILLVFSIGYALGLISNSTFQNSYIPPFFLAPLLHPSSMPSSAPEKSPPPCKGLPTATDLFLSPSSGGGGSAMHNMTDEELLWRASMAPPKATHGRTPKRRVPKVAFLFLAKGELPLRPLWDKFFSGHDGLYSIYVHANPGHTAISPPPADSVFHGRTIPSKNTSWGHPSLADAERRLLANALLDISNERFALLSESCIPIFDFPRIHAHLLSFSPSSGAGNGGMSFVDSIDDGISRARYNPAHAAHGVPITVWRRGSQWFEMERSMALEVVSDEFLYPVVREQCYDPKYGGVPDEHYVPSLVSLLELSARIANRSLTYLEWHAGTAHPWTHGPEKVTEEIFRKMRAGGEGGNCSFSGGDHGGLSGICFLFARKFEGSALGKLLELAPKAMGFGSVI
- the LOC100832536 gene encoding probable leucine-rich repeat receptor-like protein kinase At1g68400: MLPAFLLLLLLLPPLLSVHHANAGSLDTDVAALSAFRLAADRSNALATWNNLSSNPCAGTSPQPWRGVTCAGGRVTRLVLEGLSLSGSGALPALANLDGLRVLSLKGNALSGPIPDLSPLVGLKLLFLSRNALSGPVPPELGKLYRLLRLDLSSNNLSGAVPPEINRLDRLLTLRLDSNRLSGPVDAIALPRLQDFNVSGNLFSGRIPAAMAGFPAEVFAGNADLCGAPLAPCKEEAASSCPPGAAAAMAATKPAAEGGGGKGKMSRAAVVAIVAGDFAVVGLVAGLLFCYFWPRLSGRRSDRRHREGEKIVYSSSPYGAAGVVAAAAAGAAPERGKMVFLDDLSGIGRRFELEELLRASAEMLGKGGSGTAYKAVLDDGSVVAVKRLRDNPTPVAASSSSSSSKKEFEHHMTVLGRLRHPNVVPLNAYYYARDEKLLVYEYMPNGSLFSLLHGNRGGPGRTPLDWAARLRIASGAARGLAFIHHGTRRGRSGTAGSKLEAHGNVKSTNVLLDRAGEARLADCGLAQLGCCSAMSGYRAPEAPAPASASRPWATQKGDVYALGVVLLELLTGRCPAMAAGEGEEALPRWVQSVVREEWTSEVFDLELMKDKGIEEEMVAMLQLALSCAATAPEQRPKAAYVVKMVDEIRACREEPSSGRGELSSSSSMDESSAVSDSPAVSEGGGGPAVSQ